The Glycine max cultivar Williams 82 chromosome 17, Glycine_max_v4.0, whole genome shotgun sequence genome contains the following window.
TTTCAGAACATTTAAGAGAGATGGTAATTCTTTAAGGATCAAATTTGTGGTTTActcaatttttcaaaatgtttgGTATCAACAATCAACATAACACTAGACATGGGGTTTGTCTTACTATGCTGTATTATTTTAATGGACAGTGGTGTTTTTTTGTTGTCATGCCACTGGTTCTGCTTTGCGGTATGTTCCAATCCTTAAACTAGTATGATTTGTGCTTTAGGTTTTGAGAAGCCATCAGCCATTCAGCAAAGGGGGATAGTTCCCTTCTGCAAGGGACTTGATGTTATTCAACAGGCTCAATCTGGAACTGGGAAGACGGCTACTTTCTGCTCTGGTATTCTGCAGCAACTTGACTATAGCTTGACTCAATGCCAGGCCTTGGTTTTGGCACCAACTCGTGAGCTTGCTCAGCAGATTGAGAAAGTTATGCGGGCACTTGGAGATTATCAAGGTGTGAAGGTTCATGCTTGTGTGGGAGGTACCAGTGTGCGTGAGGACCAGCGCATTCTATCTAGTGGTGTTCATGTTGTGGTTGGTACCCCTGGTCGTGTGTTTGATATGCTGCGCCGACAGTCACTTCAGCCAGACCACATCAAGATGTTTGTATTGGATGAGGCTGATGAAATGCTTTCCCGAGGTTTCAAGGATCAGGTACCTTTTCAATTCACAACTCATTTAGTActtttcactttaattattaCTAATACTTTATGTTTTTGATAAGTAATGCCTACACTTGTCtatggatttttttatattgatgtgTAAACTCTCCTGTGTTAACTCTGTTTTACTTTCTTTATGATATCTttagaatatttatattttcaactttGTTCAGATGCATGTTTCGtttctcttaattttcttttatagtaGTAAGTAGTAACATGTAATGAAATATGAACCCAAGTGCCTTTTAAGTTTCAATTGACTTTTTTCCAAGCCTATTGGGTTTGTAGTGCTAAAAGAATTGATTTATGTATAACTGCTCTAACCTTGGTTTTATTGTTATCATCAGATCTACGATATATTTCAGCTGCTTCCATCTAAGATTCAAGTGGGAGTTTTCTCTGCCACAATGCCTCCTGAGGCCCTTGAGATCACCAGGAAGTTTATGAACAAACCTGTGAGGATCCTTGTGAAGCGTGATGAGCTCACCTTGGAGGGTATTAAGCAATTTTATGTCAATGTTGAAAAGGAGGAATGGAAGCTGGACACACTCTGCGATCTTTATGAGACATTAGCTATCACTCAGAGTGTCATTTTTGTTAACACCAGAAGGAAAGTTGATTGGTTGACTGACAAGATGAGAAGCCGTGACCACACAGTCTCAGCAACCCACGGAGACATGGACCAGAATACCAGGGACATTATTATGCGTGAATTCCGTTCTGGGTCTTCCCGTGTCTTGATAACCACTGATCTTTTGGCTCGTGGTATTGATGTCCAACAAGTGTCTctagttataaattttgatctcCCAACACAGCCTGAGAACTATCTCCATCGTATTGGTCGTAGTGGGAGGTTCGGAAGGAAGGGTGTTGCGATCAACTTTGTCACAAAGGATGACGAGAAAATGCTGTTTGACATCCAGAAGTTTTACAACGTGCAAGTTGAGGAGCTGCCTTCAAATGTTGCTGAGCTCCTTTGATCAGATTTTGTCATCCGTCGTATTAGATGAAATTAGTTTGCGTTTTGGAAACTGTTATGCAATGTTTCTCGCTCCCCCTTTCGTTTCTTTGGTTGTACTTCTGCTCTTAAACTTTGTTTAATAGGCTTagtaatttatgttaaattgtGAGTTTGTCTGAATATCCAAGTAATTATTACTTGCTATGTGGAAACCCATTATTGGCCCAATTGGTGTACGACTTTCATTGCATATTCGATTCTTATGCAATCAACTTAGTTCAGTTGTAATTTGGTCACTAAATGAACTTGAATTGGTGTTATAGTATGTCTCCTCTGCTCCAACAGACGGCAGCCACATAACACTTCCACATCATAGTCATGCTGCCCTTAGGAATTTAGGGGACATAGTTGGGCTTGTTATTAGGATGCTTTAGGGCTTAGTTTAGGGTGATTTTGACTTAGTTTGGCAAAATTAGTCACGGGTTACCTGAGTCtttgaatttattaatttcataacAAATTAGTCCTTTTTGCCATAAATTTAACTAAGTctgaaaagttaaatttatcataaaattgaCGAAttcaataactaaataaattgcCAATCTTGAGATTAAGAGATAAAGACTAGTTtctcatgaaattaaaattgtatatatgtaaacttttaagaattaaatcaatacaaaattattactttCAAAGCCCACAAATTTTCTTAcattaattgtatatatttacttaaaagtatataattatatttaatatttttttcatccttcttataatgttataaaataaaattgaagtttagccattattacaaaattttctttGTTATGCTTAATTACTCTTAAAATTGAAGTTTATTCATACTTAATTATCTTGTCAAATAACTAAGTGTTTGAAAgagcttataaaaataatttataatacatcCAAAAACGGTTGTCAGTTATTTCAATGAAGTCTATAGGAATAACTAATACATAATAAGTGTTTGTATAATAGATacttaattaagttatttatctAAACTGCCTTAAAATTATAgtggatttatttatttttctttctatttatcttttcaCCCAGTTAAAGGAGAGAGACCTTTTGTTAAAGATTGTTTTCTTGATTAATTCTTGTTACAGGATATGAGTTAAAAATTGGTTAGTTATTTAGATTTTAGGCTCTCTAATGAgctctataaataaataaatacaacccAAATCCTCTCTCTTTTGTATCCTTTAGTCATTCACTCAATATTGAAACTCCCGTTTTGTTCTTTGAACTATATGATGTTTGACCTAATCAATTAGGTGTGATTTGCATTTCTTCTCAACGTTCTGATAATTCTTTCCTAAGTGAGTGGAATCAAAGAACTGTAAATCTCATCTCAGTCATTATGGTATCACAACTAATGTCTTTTCATGtcattttgctttatttttcaacaatttaaataaattcaaatttgattttatattatatcgTCAATTTGAAAATGGTTctagtaaaatgaaaattggtCATTTATAGCA
Protein-coding sequences here:
- the LOC112999960 gene encoding eukaryotic initiation factor 4A-15; translation: MAGLAPEGSQFDARQYDSKMSDLLSSDGQDFFTSYDEVYDSFDAMGLQENLLRGIYAYGFEKPSAIQQRGIVPFCKGLDVIQQAQSGTGKTATFCSGILQQLDYSLTQCQALVLAPTRELAQQIEKVMRALGDYQGVKVHACVGGTSVREDQRILSSGVHVVVGTPGRVFDMLRRQSLQPDHIKMFVLDEADEMLSRGFKDQIYDIFQLLPSKIQVGVFSATMPPEALEITRKFMNKPVRILVKRDELTLEGIKQFYVNVEKEEWKLDTLCDLYETLAITQSVIFVNTRRKVDWLTDKMRSRDHTVSATHGDMDQNTRDIIMREFRSGSSRVLITTDLLARGIDVQQVSLVINFDLPTQPENYLHRIGRSGRFGRKGVAINFVTKDDEKMLFDIQKFYNVQVEELPSNVAELL